The segment CCACTCTGCCTTTTTGTTGGCCGGGGTGTTGATCAGTATGGCTGGGCTGTATCTGTTGCTGAATGCGGGGTTTGTGGCAGCCGCTCAAACCCTGATCTATGTGGGGGCCATTAATGTCCTCATCCTGTTTGCCATCATGTTGGTGAATAAACAGGAAGACTATCAACCCCTGGTTCGGGGTTGGATTCGTAAGGGTGCAACAGCAGTCGTCTGTGGGGGGTTGTTTGCCCTGTTAGGGACAATGGTTGTGCAAACTCCCTGGCAACTCTCCACCGAGGCGATCGCCGGGGATAGCGCAACGACGCTAATCGGGTTGCATTTCTTTAGTGACTTTCTCCTGCCTTTTGAGTTGGCTTCTGTCCTTCTATTAATGGCTTTGGTGGGGGCAATTATTCTTGCCCGTCGGGAAGAAATTCCCGATCAACGTCCCCAAGGCCAAGGGATTCCCGATAGCTTACAATTACCGGAACGACCCAGGGAATTGGTCTCATCGGGTAAAAAGAATGAATCTTAAAGGCTAAGAGAGCTGGTTAATTGATTGGGAGAAATGGAAACACGATGGTTTTACAACTTGAATATTTTTTGCTCATTGCAGCGGCCCTATTTTGTATCGGCATTTATGGCTTGATTACGAGCCGTAATGCGGTACGAGTTCTCATGTCGATTGAGTTATTGCTCAATGCGGTGAACTTAAATTTGATGGCGTTTTCTAACTTTTTAGATCCGCAAGGCATTCGCGGCCAAGTGTTTACGGTGTTTGTGATTACCGTAGCCGCAGCCGAAGCCGCCGTTGGTTTGGCGATCGTGCTATCAATTTACCGTAACCGCAATACGGTGGATATGGAGCAGTTTAACTTACTCAAATGGTAAGGAAAATCTAAGGGGTTGGGTTAACTAACCCCTTATAGCAAACCTAAATGAGTTATGTAATAACTGCCCCTCATCCCCCTACCCCCTTCTCCCGCAGGCGCTGTCCTGCTTGCCCTGAGCGTAGCCGAAGGGAGCGAAGTCGAAGGGAGAAGGGGAAAAGTCCCTCTCCCGTGGGAGAGGGATATAGGGAGAGGGCATTTCCTGTTGCACAACTCATATAGACTAGCTATAGTTATTGAGTAAGGAGTAAAAAAATATTTATTATTTATTATTAATTATTAATTTTTAATTTTTAATTGAATTGTGGAACTCAAACAGGTCATTATTTCCCATAAAGCCGGAGATGTAGATAGTCGCAAATGGGCGGAACGATCTGCGAAAGAGTTGGATGCTCTGGGTTGTCGAGTGCTGATGGGGCCATCGGGTGCTAAGGATAATCCTTATCCCGTGTTTTTGGCTTCAGCCCCTCAACCGATCGATCTGGCGGTGGTTTTGGGGGGGGATGGAACAGCCTTGGCTGCTGCTCGACAGTTGGCTGCTGAAGGTATCCCCATTTTGTCGGTGAATATTGGCGGACATTTGGGGTTTTTAACGGAGTCGGCGGATAATTTTTATGATACGCAACGGGTTTGGGAACGGTTGCAAAGCGATCGCTATGCGGTGCAGCGTAGGATGATGCTGGAAGCGGCAGTTTATGAGAGTAACCGGCGTTTTGTACCTCCGGTGAGCGATCGCTTTTTGGCGTTGAATGAAATCTGTATTAAACCGGCATCCCACGATCGCATGATTACCTCCAAGCTAGAAATTGAGATCGATGGGGAAGTCGTCGATCAATATCAAGGAGATGGTTTATTGGTCTCGACTCCCACCGGTTCAACTTGTTACAACCTTTCTGCCAATGGGCCGATCATTCATGAGGGCATGGAAGCAATGGCTGTGACTCCCATTTGTCCTTTAAGTTTGTCGAGTCGCCCCATTGTTATTCCTTCCGGCTGTATTGTCAGCGTTTGGCCCCTAGCAGACTACGATTTAAGCACTAAACTCTGGACAGATGGAGTTATGGGTACAGCCATTTGGCCCGGTCATCGGGTCGATGTGCGGATGGCCGATTATCAAGCCAAGTTTATTATCCTTGAAGAAAATCATTCCTACTATCGCACCCTCCGTAATAAGCTGCAATGGGCGGGTACAAGGATTGAGTTAGATAATAATCACCGGAGCAATTAACCATGGATGGCAGCAGGTAGGGGAGAGAGGAAAAATGAGGAAAACCACGCTTTCCTCCTGTCCGACTCCCCCCATTGGCTCACTTGTGCGGGAGATTAAATCGCTCCAGTACCACTAAGTCCTAGGATTACGCCAGCACCTAGGATATGACCTAAGCTGGTGGTCGCCAGTAATTCAGCCATTCCCATGCCACCGAAGAAGGGGCCAGCAGGTAGGCCAGGGCCAACACCTTTTTGTTGAATGGTGAATTTACCAATGGCGATCGCTAGAATATTGCAAGCAATCATGATCAGTCCGATATTGAGAGACCATTCTGAGGTCATAGGTCTTTTGCTCCTTAATCCCGGTAAAAAGTCCTCACCATTATAAGAAGCCTGCTGACAAAACTTTATTTTTGTGTCATTCCTTAAAGTTTATTAAAATTTTGATACAAAATTCCTCGAACAAGGAGCGAATATGCGCGTTAAAATTTGTGGACTGACCCAAGCCCAGCAAGCCGTGGCGATCGCCGATTTAGGAGCAACAGCCCTAGGATTTATCTGTGTTTCCAGCTCACCCCGCTACATCAAACCCCAACAGATCCAACACATCTGTACTCAACTCCCCCCATCTGTTGACCGCATCGGCGTATTTGTCAACGCCACCCTAGAGCAAATCTGTCACACCGTCACCCTCGGCCATCTCACCGGAATTCAACTCCATGGAGATGAAGATCCCTCATTTTGCCAAATTCTACGGCAAAAGTTACCCCAAATCGAACTGATCAAAGCCTTTCGAGTCCGCACCCCGGAAACCTTAACTCAAATTCCCACCTATCAAACCTGTGTCGATACCTTGCTTTTAGATGCCTATCATCCCCATCAATTCGGAGGAACCGGTCAAACTTTAGACTGGAAACATCTAAAAAGCTTTACTCCTCCCTTACCCTGGTTCTTAGCTGGAGGATTAACACCCGACAATATTGAACAAGCCCTACAGTCCCTCTCTCCCCAAGGTATCGATTTATCCAGTGGGGTTGAGTTACAACCTGGGGACAAAGATCTAGAGAAAGTGAGGCGCTTATTGCAAACACTGGGTAGATGCACATCCAATCTCAACCCCTGAGTTTCCCCAGAATGATCCCGAATGAGTTTAATCTTCTAGAGTATCGGGAGGGACAAATTTATATCCCACCCCGCGCACCGTTTTAATAAAGCGATGTACCCCCTCTGCTTCGAGTTTCTTACGAATTTGGCCGATATGCACATCCACAACCCGTTGATCCCCCTGGTGTTCATAGTCCCAGACTTGACTGATTAACTCTGAACGCCGCAGCACTTTCGTTGGGTTGCTGGCAAGAACATGCAGTAAATCAAACTCCAAAGCCGTCAGCACAACGGGTTCTCCTTGCAACATCACTTCTCGCCGTTCGGGATCGATCAATAACTGACCATGGGTAATCAATTGACGCTCAGGAGTGGTGACGGTTCGCTGACGCTTGAGCAGAGCTTCGACACGATATTTGAGTTCTTCCACACTAAAGGGCTTAGTGAGGTAATCATCTGCTCCCTTTTCAAAACCAATGATTTTATCCGATGTATCCGTGCGGCTAGTGAGCATCAACACAAAAACATCCGTTAAAGTTTGCATTTCCTGGCAAAGATTGTAACCTAGGGCATCCGGTAAATTCACATCTAAAATTACCAAATCGGGGCGAAACTGCTTGAACTTTGCCATGCCGGTTTTCCCGTCAGCAGCATCTTCGAGTTCATAGCCATGTTTGCCCAAATAGCGAAAGACTAAATTACGAATTGCAGGATCATCATCTACGACAAGAATCTTGGCTGAAGCCATATGAATAACCTTGTGATATATGCTTGCGAGTTGACAAACAGACCCAAGACTGGCAGTTTCGTCATCTAAGTGTATCTGGCCATGGTGGCTCTGTGGTACAGGTTTTCCGTTAGAATAACGGCAGCCTAAGCTTAGGGCTGGTTATTCCTCATGCCAAAAATGGGAGGATCAGCCATGGATGAGCTTAGATTATCTATTATCGGGGGTGATTGCTTGGGTAGCCAACTCTATTAAGAATTATGTTAAAGTGGCACTAATAAAATAGTGAAAAAAGTTTAGGCTAATTTGGTAAGCACTGGTAACGGAGTCAACCCTTGAGTTGAGCAACCAGGCTTGTGTAAGCTGGAAGTCTAGGCTCCTACGGCTCCTCGATCAGAGCGCTGAATGATTGTGAGGGAATGAACAAAAGATGAGTGACAAAAGTCCTTATGAAACCTTGGGGTTAACGGAAGATGCCTCGTTTGAGGAAATTCAACAGGCCCGTCAACGCCTCACGGATCAACACAGTGGCGATCGCCGACAAGTGGAAACCATTGAGACTGCCTATGATGCAGTCCTCATGGATCGTCTACGAATGCGGCAACAGGGCAAACTCAAAGTTCCCGATCGAATACGATTTCCGGAAAAAGCGACGGTGACTGAGCCGAAAGCTCCCCCAACACCTGGGAAGTCCATGCCCAACTGGTTGCAATCCTATCTAGATACTCCCAGTCAAGCGGATATTCTTCTACCCATGGGAGTCTATTTAGTGTTAATGAGCTGTGTCGCCCTCCTAAACCCTACCCAGGGTAGCCAGTCGCCTCTCCAGGTGACCCTTCTAGCGGGAGTGGTAGCCAGCATTTACTTCTTAAACCGCAAGGAACGGAAATTCGGTCGCTCAGTTTTACTCACTGTTGGTGGACTGATCGCTGGATTGTTACTCGGTGGCCTCTTGGGGGCAAGTTTAGCCAATATCAGTCAAGTGAATAGCGATCAGTTTGCAGCCGTGGTTGCATTCTTTGTCTTGTGGTTAGTCAGTAGTTTCTTACGTTAACAATACAGTTGTTTTCGCTACTATGGCGATACATCTCAATCCCCCCAACTCCCCCTTAAAAAACAGGGGTAGTAAAAATCCCCCTTTTTTAGGCTTGTCTTGAGCCGAGTCAAAGGGGGATTTTCCGCGAAGGGATAAAAAAAAGTATCTGTCCAACTGTGCCTCAAGTATCCAACAAGAATAGAAATCCGGTTTCTTTCCACCTCTGGCAGATCAGACACCAGATTGCTTGCCCCTATCTCAACTTACTCGTTACCTTCAATGGGGGCGAATCCTTGACATTGAGAAATGTGATAGACTTATGTTTTGGCTATTTTTAATTAAATCATGGGTCAATTCACCATAGACCTCCCTTCTACTATCTCTGAAGATGAAGCCAAGCTCCTTCTAGCGGCCAAACTGTTTGAAGTCGGGAAACTCTCCATCGGTCAAGCGGCAAAACTAGCAGGCTACTCTAAGGGAACTTTTATCGAAATGATCGGCAAGATGGGTATTCCGGTTATAAATTACCCTGCGGTTGAATTAGAGCAAGAGATCCGGTTATGAATCCTGGGGTTACCAATAGTACCTGCTTAATCGGACTAGAACGAATTGGGAGACTTGATATTCTACCTCAAGTTTTTACACCGATTACTATTCCACCCGCAGTACAAACAGAAGTGGGAATTTCTACTTCTTGGTTAACGG is part of the Roseofilum capinflatum BLCC-M114 genome and harbors:
- a CDS encoding NADH-quinone oxidoreductase subunit J, which gives rise to MNLAEGVQLVSFGLLAIMAIAAALGVVLLKNIVHSAFLLAGVLISMAGLYLLLNAGFVAAAQTLIYVGAINVLILFAIMLVNKQEDYQPLVRGWIRKGATAVVCGGLFALLGTMVVQTPWQLSTEAIAGDSATTLIGLHFFSDFLLPFELASVLLLMALVGAIILARREEIPDQRPQGQGIPDSLQLPERPRELVSSGKKNES
- the nuoK gene encoding NADH-quinone oxidoreductase subunit NuoK — its product is MVLQLEYFLLIAAALFCIGIYGLITSRNAVRVLMSIELLLNAVNLNLMAFSNFLDPQGIRGQVFTVFVITVAAAEAAVGLAIVLSIYRNRNTVDMEQFNLLKW
- a CDS encoding NAD(+) kinase, which translates into the protein MELKQVIISHKAGDVDSRKWAERSAKELDALGCRVLMGPSGAKDNPYPVFLASAPQPIDLAVVLGGDGTALAAARQLAAEGIPILSVNIGGHLGFLTESADNFYDTQRVWERLQSDRYAVQRRMMLEAAVYESNRRFVPPVSDRFLALNEICIKPASHDRMITSKLEIEIDGEVVDQYQGDGLLVSTPTGSTCYNLSANGPIIHEGMEAMAVTPICPLSLSSRPIVIPSGCIVSVWPLADYDLSTKLWTDGVMGTAIWPGHRVDVRMADYQAKFIILEENHSYYRTLRNKLQWAGTRIELDNNHRSN
- the psaK gene encoding photosystem I reaction center subunit PsaK, with product MTSEWSLNIGLIMIACNILAIAIGKFTIQQKGVGPGLPAGPFFGGMGMAELLATTSLGHILGAGVILGLSGTGAI
- a CDS encoding phosphoribosylanthranilate isomerase, which produces MRVKICGLTQAQQAVAIADLGATALGFICVSSSPRYIKPQQIQHICTQLPPSVDRIGVFVNATLEQICHTVTLGHLTGIQLHGDEDPSFCQILRQKLPQIELIKAFRVRTPETLTQIPTYQTCVDTLLLDAYHPHQFGGTGQTLDWKHLKSFTPPLPWFLAGGLTPDNIEQALQSLSPQGIDLSSGVELQPGDKDLEKVRRLLQTLGRCTSNLNP
- a CDS encoding response regulator transcription factor encodes the protein MASAKILVVDDDPAIRNLVFRYLGKHGYELEDAADGKTGMAKFKQFRPDLVILDVNLPDALGYNLCQEMQTLTDVFVLMLTSRTDTSDKIIGFEKGADDYLTKPFSVEELKYRVEALLKRQRTVTTPERQLITHGQLLIDPERREVMLQGEPVVLTALEFDLLHVLASNPTKVLRRSELISQVWDYEHQGDQRVVDVHIGQIRKKLEAEGVHRFIKTVRGVGYKFVPPDTLED
- a CDS encoding CPP1-like family protein, whose product is MSDKSPYETLGLTEDASFEEIQQARQRLTDQHSGDRRQVETIETAYDAVLMDRLRMRQQGKLKVPDRIRFPEKATVTEPKAPPTPGKSMPNWLQSYLDTPSQADILLPMGVYLVLMSCVALLNPTQGSQSPLQVTLLAGVVASIYFLNRKERKFGRSVLLTVGGLIAGLLLGGLLGASLANISQVNSDQFAAVVAFFVLWLVSSFLR
- a CDS encoding UPF0175 family protein translates to MGQFTIDLPSTISEDEAKLLLAAKLFEVGKLSIGQAAKLAGYSKGTFIEMIGKMGIPVINYPAVELEQEIRL